The Rhizobium sp. BT03 genome has a window encoding:
- the radC gene encoding DNA repair protein RadC, producing the protein MAKRPVATSSDDELPFEIEEPVAADERSFFGGQPQKPAAPNAKAALPASLAAQEHYHGHRERLRDRFREQGDTALADYEILELLLFRLIPRRDTKPIAKALIERFGSLSGVFGAPAALLTEVKGVGEAVALDLKLISTVAQRTLKSELRNKQVLSSWSSVIQYCHAAMAHETREQFRILFLDKRNVLIADEVQGRGTVDHTPVYPREVVKRALELSATAMILVHNHPSGDPTPSRADIDMTKVIIDAAKALDITVHDHVIIGKDGHVSLKGLKLI; encoded by the coding sequence ATGGCGAAGAGGCCGGTTGCGACATCTTCCGACGACGAGCTGCCTTTTGAGATCGAAGAGCCTGTTGCCGCCGACGAACGCTCGTTCTTCGGCGGACAGCCGCAAAAACCGGCCGCGCCGAACGCCAAGGCCGCCCTGCCCGCTTCGCTCGCCGCTCAGGAGCATTATCACGGCCATCGCGAGCGGCTGCGTGACCGCTTCCGCGAACAGGGCGACACCGCCCTTGCCGACTACGAAATCCTCGAACTCCTGCTTTTCCGCCTGATCCCGCGGCGCGACACCAAGCCGATCGCCAAGGCGCTGATCGAACGGTTCGGCTCGCTCTCCGGCGTCTTCGGCGCGCCTGCGGCACTGCTGACGGAGGTGAAGGGTGTCGGCGAAGCCGTGGCGCTCGACCTGAAGCTGATCTCGACCGTGGCGCAGCGGACCCTGAAGAGCGAGCTCAGGAACAAGCAGGTGCTCTCCTCCTGGTCGTCGGTGATCCAGTATTGCCATGCCGCCATGGCCCACGAGACCCGCGAACAATTTCGCATCCTCTTCCTCGACAAGCGCAACGTGCTGATCGCCGATGAGGTGCAGGGCCGCGGCACGGTCGACCACACGCCGGTCTATCCGCGCGAGGTGGTCAAACGCGCGCTCGAGCTTTCGGCAACGGCGATGATCCTCGTCCACAACCACCCCTCCGGCGATCCGACGCCCTCGCGCGCCGACATCGACATGACCAAGGTGATCATCGACGCGGCCAAGGCGCTCGACATTACCGTCCACGACCACGTCATCATCGGCAAGGACGGCCATGTCAGCCTGAAGGGGCTGAAGCTGATCTGA
- a CDS encoding MurR/RpiR family transcriptional regulator: MSLCGGASSFVRFAQYLGYEGFKDLQGLFQRRLSTAAPGFEARKKALETELGARTDRSEAGFLRDLVVRDIASLQDILAQISGEDLATAVDLLEKSETIFLIGQLRSAPVVELLRYVLTMLGKRCVLLDPGGGLATYMGRTMKDTDLLFAVSFRFYATEVVNVVEDAAARGISIVAISDSTLSPLAKSATVLFPVPEHEYTFSRSLAAPMCLAQALTVALASRLQGSKDDPRIPIVTGQ, from the coding sequence GTGAGCCTGTGCGGGGGCGCCTCCAGCTTCGTCCGTTTCGCCCAGTACCTCGGCTATGAGGGCTTCAAGGATCTGCAAGGCTTGTTTCAGCGCCGGCTCTCCACCGCCGCTCCTGGTTTCGAAGCGCGAAAGAAGGCATTGGAGACGGAGCTCGGTGCGCGGACGGATAGAAGCGAGGCGGGATTCCTTCGCGACCTCGTGGTGAGGGATATAGCGTCCTTACAGGACATTCTTGCGCAAATTTCCGGTGAGGACTTGGCCACAGCGGTCGACCTTCTGGAAAAAAGCGAGACAATCTTCTTAATCGGTCAGCTGCGTTCAGCGCCAGTGGTTGAACTGCTGCGGTACGTTCTTACCATGCTTGGAAAGCGATGTGTTCTTCTCGACCCAGGTGGTGGGCTTGCCACATATATGGGGCGTACGATGAAGGATACGGATCTCCTCTTTGCCGTATCGTTTCGTTTCTATGCGACTGAAGTTGTGAACGTGGTGGAAGATGCGGCCGCCCGGGGCATTTCTATCGTCGCCATTTCCGATAGCACACTTTCACCTTTAGCCAAGTCTGCGACGGTTCTCTTCCCTGTCCCGGAGCATGAATACACGTTCTCGCGCTCTCTTGCTGCTCCGATGTGCCTAGCCCAGGCTTTGACTGTTGCGTTGGCAAGCCGCCTCCAGGGCAGCAAGGATGATCCTCGTATTCCGATCGTTACTGGACAATAG